The genomic interval TTGAAGTAGGGCAATACGCCGTCGTATCCCCAGCCTTCATTGCCGAGATCCCGCCATTCATCGTAATCCAGCCGGTGACCGCGGATGTAAATCATTGCATTGATCGACGTGCTGCCGCCAAGCGTTCTACCCTGAGGGTAATGCATTTTTCGGTTGTTGACTTGCGGTTGTGGGACCGTTTGAAATCCCCAGTTTACGTCATCACCGGTGAGCTTGGTGAAGCCGGCAGGCATATGGATCAGCGGGTTGGAATCTTTTCCACCTGCTTCCAGGATGGCAACAGATACGTTGGGGTCTTCGCTGAGCCGGTTGGCTACGGCACATCCAGCTGCGCCGGCGCCAACAACGATGTAATCGTATGTAGCATTTTTATTGGAAGGCATGGCGTGTAATGGTTTGGGTGGATACGCTCAACATGCTGGTGTTGGCATGCTGGTTTATGCAAGCTTGAGGTTCATCGGCTCAGGTTGGTACAACCTGGGGTCCATGAGTTTGAGGTTTTCGCTTACCTGCAGGGGAATGGCCGCCTGCCCCAGGATGTCTTTCTCAAGATCTACCCCAGGTGCAATTTCTACAACGTTGAGGCCTTGCGCTGTAAGCCTGATTACGCACCGTTCAGTGACGTAGGTTACCTGCTGTCCTGTTGCTGTGGCGCGTTTGCCGCTAAATGATATTTGCTCAACCGCAGGCACAAATTTACTGACCTTGCCTTCTTGCAAAATCGAAATTTTTCCGTCGTCAACAGAAAGCTTGAGCCCGGCTGCGGTAAAGTAGCCGCTGAAAACAATGTTTTTCGCGTGCGCCGTGATGTCGACAAACCCGCCCACGCCGGCGGTTACGTGTGGCTTGGCTGACAGGCGAGATACGTTGACGTTGCCATGCTGGTCAATCTGCATGAAAGACAGGAAGCTTTTGTCAAAACCGCCGCCCTGGAAGTAGGTGAACTGATCTGGGGAAGGTACAATGGCCTGGGCATTGGCTGCACAGCCAAACTGAAAGCCCAGTAGCGGCACACCGCCTACTGCACCTTGCTCAATTACCCAAGTGACCGCGTCGTTCAATCCTTCTTCCAGTAACACACGCGGGACCAGTGCCGAGATGCCAAATCCGAGGTTGACAGCTTCTCCAGCCAACAGCTCCATGGCCGCGCGACGCGCAATTACTTTGTCTGCATTCCACGGGGCCCGGTCGAACGTATGGCTGGGTCGGCGGATGATACCGCTGATCGCCGGGTCAAACTGCGTTTGTGTTGTCTGCATCTGATCCGGCGCTTCGACAATGTAATCGACCAGCACACTCGGCACGCGCACTTGCTGCGGAGGAATAGAATCGGCTGCCACCACACGTTTGACCTGTGCGATTACGATGCCACCGTTGTTTCTGGCGGCCAGCGCCTGGTCGTACACGCCAAGGTACCCGCCTTCATGCTCCATCGAAATATTGCCCCGCTCATCAGCCGTTGTGCCCCGAATAATGGTCACGTCAACAGAAACAGAGCGGAAGTACAGCCATTCCTGGTTGTCAAACGTCACCCGTTCAACCAGGTCTTCGGTGGTTTTGTCATTCATGCGCCCGCCTTCATGTTGCGGGTCGAGGTAGGTGTCCATGCCAACCTGCGTTAACACACCTGGCCGTTTGGCAGCTGCTTCCCTGTGCATGTGAAAAATGATACCGCTCGGGAAGTTGTACGCCTCTACTTCGTTGGCATAAATCATTTGCCAAATTTGGGGCGATGGCATGGATGAAGGTCCACTGGGTAAAGAGCCGGCTACCACGCGTTTTAACAGGCCCGGTTTTGCAATATGATCGATGCCGTCAATCCCATACATATCGCCGGCAGCTATGGGGTGCAGCGTGGTTAGCGCGGTAGGCTGCTGTGTTTGAGCAAAGCGTTCGCCGATAGCTTTTAATACCGCATCGGGGCAACCCAGGCCGCTGGACGAACTGACAGAAACTGTTGCGCCATCCGGAATGAGGGCTGCTGCTGCTGCTGCAGAAATTACTTTAGCATTCATATGCCGAGCCCGGTCAATGGGCATCTAGGGTGGTTA from Bacteroidota bacterium carries:
- a CDS encoding acyl CoA:acetate/3-ketoacid CoA transferase gives rise to the protein MNAKVISAAAAAALIPDGATVSVSSSSGLGCPDAVLKAIGERFAQTQQPTALTTLHPIAAGDMYGIDGIDHIAKPGLLKRVVAGSLPSGPSSMPSPQIWQMIYANEVEAYNFPSGIIFHMHREAAAKRPGVLTQVGMDTYLDPQHEGGRMNDKTTEDLVERVTFDNQEWLYFRSVSVDVTIIRGTTADERGNISMEHEGGYLGVYDQALAARNNGGIVIAQVKRVVAADSIPPQQVRVPSVLVDYIVEAPDQMQTTQTQFDPAISGIIRRPSHTFDRAPWNADKVIARRAAMELLAGEAVNLGFGISALVPRVLLEEGLNDAVTWVIEQGAVGGVPLLGFQFGCAANAQAIVPSPDQFTYFQGGGFDKSFLSFMQIDQHGNVNVSRLSAKPHVTAGVGGFVDITAHAKNIVFSGYFTAAGLKLSVDDGKISILQEGKVSKFVPAVEQISFSGKRATATGQQVTYVTERCVIRLTAQGLNVVEIAPGVDLEKDILGQAAIPLQVSENLKLMDPRLYQPEPMNLKLA